In the genome of Lactuca sativa cultivar Salinas chromosome 3, Lsat_Salinas_v11, whole genome shotgun sequence, the window ACTAACCACGCCACGTCCTTCGTCATCATCAAAATCACCAGGATTTACACCCATTTCTTGCATTCCAGATTGATCAGTAATGGCAGATACCTGTAAATTAGTAGATTATTAATAGTGTTTGACACAATTTTAGAGAAAAACACATCAGATTTGGTGAAATGTaaagaaaaaaatattcaagGCAAACTTGTAAACAGTTGACATGTTTTCTGCAAAGGTGTTCATTCTGCATCATGTCAAAAAAGAAACATCTACATATAGCTTCCATGATTAAGTGCATGCTTCTTTTTGACTTGATAGACTTAATATTTGTTTTTTAACCTGTTAAATAGTGTGCCAAATTTAAATTGTTATTGATATTGTGTTTGGTTTTAAGCTACTAATCATGTCGTGATAATAAATAATTGCAATTGTATATAACTATTTATAACAAATAACTATCCATTTACAAATTTAGTTTGTAAAAGTTCTTGATTAAAAAGTCAGTTCTTGTTCAACATCACTTCTAAacagaaagggtaaaatggtcattcacTAACATCCAGATGATTAATCTTAACACAATCACATGAGAAATTTGTACCTTCATCTTTCGACCTGCAATCTCCAATTGTCCATTTAAACAATGTGCAACTCTAGCATCTTCAAGGCGTGCAAACTGAATAGTAACATAAAAAGTCATGTTCTTATTAATCCCTTAAAATCAATAAAATCCAGCATCTAAAATCTAAATACATGGAAAAGTAAACTCACCTGAATGAAACCAAAACCTTTACAATTTCCAGTCTCATCAGTAGGTAACTGCACCAGCTCTACAACACCAAATGATTCAAACACCTGACAAGTAAACAAAACTAGATTATTATAAACACATTTAAAAAATCTTGTGATATTTGAAATTTCTAAAAAAAAGATGGAGAAACATGGCGAAATTGATCTTCTTTCATAATGTAATGAAGATTGCCAACATATAATTTTCTAGCCCCTTGTGCATATGCTACACCACCTGCAACTCCAGCAGCTGTTGTAGTGGACTGTACAAGATTCTTTTCAGCTTCCGATGGTTTAACCATGACCGGTTAACCAAGAAGATGTTGACCAGATAGTGCTATTTCCATAGGGACAAACATTGCATCATAAAACTCAATGTACCTGAAAATGCAAAGAgtagaaaataatgtttcattgTATTTAGGGGAGAAGAGAAGTGAGAAAGTGGACAAAGGGTATTATCGTAATTTCTTAAAGCAGAAAACAGAATAGGCATACACCACTATGTAACTCAATTAAAATAGGGAGGAATATTGCTAATATTGAACTAATCATCATGTCTTAACTTAAGGAGGTTAGAAGAGAAGCAAGGGTAAAGTAAGGAGTTAAGAGACCTGTACAAGGAAAGCCATGTCCACAACAAGGCCAGTGACAACACAAACTACAAGACCAAATACACCATTAGCTACAATAGAAGAACCAATATCAACATCGACCTGCAAAAAAACATTTGAACAAAGTTAGTTCTGTCTAGAGTAAGTCAAAGAGACAAGCATCCATAGTTTTCCAGTTTAAGTGCTTAACCCATTAGGTTAAAAAAGAAACAACCCTATATTCTAGTTAGTGTTTCATTTTGAGTTAATGCATTGATTAGTACCTTTGGTTGGtcaacatataaccataagaataGTACCTCTAGGAGGAATCAATAACAACAATAACATACATCATAAAAACAACCTGCATGAAAGAAAGGTCAATCCAAACACTTGATGACTGTTACAGAGCTTCTAAATAAATTTTGCCTTTGTAATGATATCAACGTCTATAACAGGCCACATATAACAATCAGTATCTTAGTTGGCTGAAGCTTAACATCATAAAGCATATTAATCATGTTGTCCAGTGATAAAACCTGCAAAGCCACATATCAATGaaaaaaattagataaaaaaacaataaaattatataaatatttctCTAATCCCACGatataaattcattttttttttgtagaaaaaGAGTGCAAGTGCAACCTATGAACGAGAATCAAGAAAAACTTCAGCAAGCACTTCCACAGAGCAATCAAACAAATCATGTGAATTTTCCTGCTCAATTTTGTCAACCTACGTGAAATTTGAATATTCAACTTTTTTGTAGCTGGAAGTAGTGAAATATCAACATAAAGAACAGaaaaacaatattaattataccTCAAGGCTATCATCAATGGTTACAGGGATATTTACAAGAAGACGAGCCAAAGAACATCCTTTATCACAATTTGTAAAGCAAGAGGAACCAACACAAAGAGAGAATACAACTGTTGGCAACAGTACAACTGTATACCATTGAAAACCATGTCGGTAAATAAGATGGTACCAGTAAATTAATCTTCACACAACATTTTAAGAACCCTAATATTTTCCTTTATGTATCGACCATAGAAATGTAAGAAGTGTCAAATCTTGTGGACTGCGATGTGGTGTTCCGATCTTGAACCAACATCTTGAGATGGCGGAAGTGTGTGCTTAAGTTTCTAGATGAACTCTAAACTCTTAAAGTTTATGGGGTTCGATGTTGGTGGTGGAGGCTTAGGGCTTGTAGAGAGagcgagcgagagagagagagagagagagagagagaggaagacgGGCTGCTTCCAAAGGATTATTAGGGTTCTTTGACAAAGGAttttagaaggagaagaaggagatccatcAGACGGATgtttaattttttgggatttcatttccccccatAGGCTATTAAAAAAACTGAGCACGCGCcttcctaaaaaaatataaaatgacacATTTACACGACACACTTTTTATGATATGTGCCCTCTGtgttttttttgttggacactaattttagggcacacaaAAATGtctgtcctctatccttcaaattttggaaaattGACATTAATTTTTAGAGCAAgcacaaatgcgcgtcctctatcgGTGTGTGTCATTATGTGCGCGTCATAAaatgttgtttttctagtagtgtctacGTATGTTGGGCATATGTGAGCCgataaaaaaccctaattttatggtgttgcaccctatttatcaTGGGTTTTGAgtactacaacattcctatggtgtacatgcacccctaatgctttggatctaggtttttctcaagttatacatgcaaataatcatccaaagcataaactctaAGTCTAGTATACAAAATATAGAAATTCATATGTATGAAAGAGTTTGTaacattacctcacttgttatatagAAATAACTAGAACTCCTtggcctttgaaagcttagtgctccaagtgttgcacctctaatgagtcacaaacaccaagtcgCAATGGAGAattatgagagagaggttagggacTCCTAAAATCGACTAGGGTTTCTTATGGGATCATAGGTGCTGATTTTGAAGAGCtaggggttccttttatagttgaggctcTTACGGTTTACAACTTGGAAACCCTGattcccttgcttaggccctaagcaacataTGGACTTCCATTTGACAAGCCATGGACGGAATCTTTATGGACTCTCATAGAGATTTCGTCCCCTCTAAATCAATAAGATCCATGAGCCCAAACTACAActattactgatttacataatcagtgtctattaatttaatcagtctcttttgatcagtaaattaatttctgatcaatactaattaaataatatgatttctcaatgaatatattattattataatatattaataaatcacaattaacctctttcacataattcatcctatcaaattgctatggtgaaggcaacccaaaaggaccatgcccataatcaaatcaagtacatcccaaaaatagttatgggcttagacatctaatccaacaatctcccacttggacaagtctaataactattattgcaagtacgacttcagaattcaattagcaatcgtagctcttaaaagtcgtcgtcgaactctgatcttatcagtaacgcgtcctttagataagggatcatatattcctccattctataagATATGGTatgaacatgagacatggattataatcattctctctgtctatgtgttgtttcctaattttggatttatgacgactaacaacagactacaattgaacacatcaacttagtccaggcttggccaagcacttagggtgtcatcactaaatcatcgaggggcccatagatatctcttttatcccgcttagggtaaaaggaatgaataaacttcgactcatatgcttgtactatttactcatcaaatcacacataccaataagttttataacatcaagttactaatgcgtttacgtattatcaatgcgtaactgactcgtaaacaacaacttatatgtctccatttcaagaatataagatattgtcgtctcacaatcactcgtgataaaatccatgaagtgattcatgtgagtatgggtttaatccaatactcaaatcttatttcaggagtactcatgaatactgcaacaaacttgtgctatgtctaaacacttagacaatctacagacggattcatgacagccttacctcattacttacttccaaggtatgattgactgtggatgtttgaatagtcttattattcgggaagtaaaacatgcgaagtgaaacacaagaatagtctaatccaatatggtctcaacacttttgaatataaataaaagacttattatttaatcaccatattgattacacattattcattgtataatgtttcgactaatcaacttaatacttgaattaaaacaatagttatcccatgttTCAAGCATGCAcgctatgtttacctatggtccttactttgtgaaatagatcaattggacacatttccaatgatgctcatttcataattccaaatagttatcataagtgtaagaataccaaattcttccagtattagaatgtgttagattctaagctatcatgcaatgatcattttgtaatgtctaggAACCAAAGTCACAGATACTTTGCCAATTAAAAAAattccattggagattgttacaagacaattccacaaatacgaagtctcatattcaaagtacattcctttgaacatccttctagcataaaagtttctacacatagattcttaatatacagctcccattatggaaacattcccataattgccatatgacaattcattcttaatagaattctATCTATTTAGAATTACGTCAGTAAGGTCCAtttattactatacttccaactttccataagcaaccaatctttagcgAACCTCATATTGTTCTTGACAGttgttaacaactttagtcatatcaagttctagtccttttccctcttaatgccctgagcatttggaaaatcagAACGAGTGAATATTATAACATGTGCAATCGattctatacccgaagcatatgggattcgATCCACAATGTCTTACATcgagacatgatacttgaccagtctcctgctttaatatttccatatatagaatttccaatgttgaaacatttcaacctaatattcatatatgctcatgactaagtttgattaaaacttcaatctaaacttttagattagaAATGAAGTAATAGTACCCTTTCCCTTTCCATAGAGAAACACATTTCAAACTCTGCAACTTTGCAGattgaaaactttgtttcctataaatagcattacTAAATTGCAACACTCATCATAATgagtatgctcccactagcataataattatattcttactagcataacacttatgctcccactagctttgacatgtaccctgaaattagttggacttctagaaatcaatacttattgattttcttaccaaagttcagatttctgatccAGAAAATCGAACCCTAAGTGATATGTTGAGAGTTTGAGCCTTAAAGTGAGATTTTTGGGGCTttttgaaggagaagaagaagtgaaccatttggagtggtgcttggagcttgaagatctgagatttatttttcatttgcttTCCTTGTGAGGTAAAAACCTTCCATCTTGCTAATCCATGTTGCTATATCTAGTTTGGTGCCATTTTTGTACTTTTTGAGTCCATGGTTGGGTTTTTGAGCCTCTTGATTCACTCCAGAAATGATTGATGGTAGATCTACGGTCCTTTAGGTCCATTTGTCAATAAAAAGTCAAGCTTTTATGGCATTTGTGGTCTCATGCATGTGTCAAGTCATTTGTTAAGATCTTTTGAGCTCTAAAagcctcattaagccatgcatgcacataaagttggcaactttacgtgataaaccaccTTAAGGAAGTTAGATCTAAGTGTTAGAGTGAAGTCTTAATTTTCTAAGCGCTTAATGGGAAAGTTGGTTCAGAGGgtggagtacattgggcgtacaagcaGGTACGTTGCGTGTACAAGCCCTTAAGCGAGTACGCTTAGCATATGAGTTGAGTATGCCTTGCGTACTCAAAAAATGGGCATTGATATGTTGGGCTCATGGTGTTCGGCCATGTTTGGGCTCTATATGATTAGGGTCTTGTTGGGCCATCAAAATATTATTTTGGCCTAAGAATATTTTATTGGACCGTTGGTTGAAGGCCCATGagtgggtttgggcccaatttggaaaattgggctataTTTGGGCCTTGGAGGGTTATCTTTGAATTTGGGCTTTTGGACGTTTGGATTGGGACAATTTAGGGAAAGGTAAAttaggtcttttaccctagtttggactcttagggtgagtcgggatccaattattaattggatgttattttatgaTTAATAGAACGAGAATTTTAGTGGGCCAACAGCCAGAGATTTTTCTATGAGATTCAGCAATACGAGGTGAGTTTCTCACTATGTTTAGCAgaccgaaggcaccaatgtcagcccatggTTTGATATATTGGTATGGTAGTTTTCTACGttactcttgcatgtgttatgtgtacaTGTTTACCGAGTGGGGCCCGATGACTATACTGTATactattatctttgtgattatcgcatgtgtttggttgattatatgattatatgtttatatgtataccgggcggggcctgatgtcgggcTGGGCccattat includes:
- the LOC111907323 gene encoding uncharacterized protein LOC111907323 — encoded protein: MVKPSEAEKNLVQSTTTAAGVAGGVAYAQGARKLYVGNLHYIMKEDQFRHVFESFGVVELVQLPTDETGNCKGFGFIQFARLEDARVAHCLNGQLEIAGRKMKNEHLCRKHVNCLQVSAITDQSGMQEMGVNPGDFDDDEGRGVKNKQKKKTKKLDEDRGIGGGRALTMEVNIECLSEKKREESAAIGDFVVEK